A section of the Pimelobacter simplex genome encodes:
- a CDS encoding phosphatase PAP2 family protein, which produces MYRRAYTLLIGTAALMLGLAVFAAISLDRRLLDPEGSFLGPSYIRLPLLLLGALLLDLLPLTLWKARARPSRVIPIVKHRLRTHWTKERATLVGIGVIAFYLTYVSYRNLKSFLPFVRSDPNAAPGEVKALSYDRELHIMDKVIFFGHDPSDVLHGLLGKTFTAEILSPIYLMFLPLVPLAVTAWLVWSRNMSFGYWFVTSQCLAWSLGTLSYYLLPTLGPGIAYSSEYYGVGGLAHTGTTDLMNSIVRARGNVLYGGVTESVNSIAGFASLHTAITLLFALMVQYTLRSKLLKIIFWVNFGLTVVATLYFGWHYVADDLAGVAIAVVSFYIGGIASGQKFDRHLHSHPTTTTSKVPVDAD; this is translated from the coding sequence GTGTATCGCCGCGCCTACACCCTCCTCATCGGCACGGCCGCGCTCATGCTGGGCCTCGCGGTGTTCGCGGCGATCAGCCTCGACCGGCGGCTGCTCGACCCGGAGGGCAGCTTCCTCGGACCCTCGTACATCCGGCTTCCCCTGCTGCTCCTCGGCGCGCTCCTGCTCGACCTGCTGCCGCTGACCCTGTGGAAGGCACGCGCCCGGCCGAGCCGGGTGATCCCGATCGTCAAGCACCGGCTGCGCACCCACTGGACCAAGGAGCGCGCCACCCTCGTCGGCATCGGCGTGATCGCGTTCTACCTGACCTACGTCAGCTACCGGAACCTCAAGTCGTTCCTGCCGTTCGTCCGCTCCGACCCGAACGCCGCCCCCGGCGAGGTCAAGGCGCTGTCGTACGACCGCGAGCTGCACATCATGGACAAGGTCATCTTCTTCGGCCACGACCCCAGCGACGTGCTCCACGGCCTCCTCGGCAAGACCTTCACCGCCGAGATCCTCTCGCCGATCTACCTGATGTTCCTGCCGCTGGTGCCGCTCGCCGTCACCGCCTGGCTCGTCTGGTCGCGCAACATGTCCTTCGGCTACTGGTTCGTCACCTCCCAGTGCCTCGCCTGGTCCCTCGGCACGCTGTCGTACTACCTGCTCCCGACCCTCGGCCCCGGCATCGCCTACTCCTCGGAGTACTACGGCGTCGGCGGCCTCGCCCACACCGGCACGACCGACCTGATGAACTCGATCGTCAGAGCCAGAGGCAACGTCTTGTACGGCGGGGTCACCGAGTCGGTGAACTCCATCGCCGGCTTCGCCAGCCTGCACACCGCCATCACGCTGCTGTTCGCGCTGATGGTGCAGTACACGCTGCGCTCGAAGCTCCTCAAGATCATCTTCTGGGTCAACTTCGGGCTGACCGTCGTGGCCACGCTCTACTTCGGCTGGCACTACGTCGCCGACGACCTGGCGGGCGTCGCGATCGCGGTGGTGTCGTTCTACATCGGTGGGATCGCCAGCGGGCAGAAGTTCGACCGACATCTGCACTCGCATCCGACCACGACGACCTCGAAGGTCCCGGTCGACGCGGACTGA
- a CDS encoding C40 family peptidase: MRSPSLGTGALALVLTVGICLPSAQADPGTDPTSPATPSVGEVQAAEGRATAAQGAVGRIQEQLDAANASLDAAAVRAARAAEAWNGARWTAQQARIAAREAATASVEADRELVVQEGQYRDAVIIATNAGLEVNAVDAFISADGMESLLERSAATDYVQARFDQRRDEYVAAADTADEAEAAAADTAEDADRALREAKEARDTADAAAASAAAQSARIEDRKARLVRKLARLQGISVRLARTRQDALEAEREQARAAAAAQPTPGPAAADPKPADPKPADPKPADPKPADPKPDPDPAPPAPGNGAQAAIAFARAQLGERYVWGAAGPNSWDCSGLTSQAWAAGGKSLPHYSVAQYQQSTPISPGDLRPGDLVFWGDNGSPSSIFHVALYAGNGKIIHAPRTGRPVTEESMYYWRTPDFYARP, translated from the coding sequence GTGCGTTCACCAAGCCTCGGGACCGGAGCCCTCGCCCTCGTGCTGACCGTGGGGATCTGTCTCCCGTCCGCGCAGGCCGATCCGGGCACCGACCCGACGTCGCCGGCGACGCCGTCCGTGGGGGAGGTCCAGGCCGCCGAGGGGCGGGCCACGGCCGCTCAGGGGGCGGTCGGGCGGATCCAGGAGCAGCTCGATGCCGCCAACGCCTCGCTCGACGCCGCGGCGGTCCGGGCGGCGCGGGCGGCCGAGGCGTGGAATGGCGCTCGGTGGACCGCGCAGCAGGCCCGGATCGCGGCCCGGGAGGCGGCGACCGCGTCGGTCGAGGCCGACCGTGAGCTCGTCGTCCAGGAGGGGCAGTACCGCGACGCGGTGATCATCGCGACCAACGCCGGGCTCGAGGTCAACGCGGTCGACGCGTTCATCTCCGCCGACGGCATGGAGTCGCTCCTGGAGCGCTCGGCGGCGACCGACTACGTCCAGGCCCGGTTCGACCAGCGCCGCGACGAGTACGTCGCCGCGGCCGACACCGCCGACGAGGCCGAGGCCGCCGCCGCGGACACCGCGGAGGACGCCGACCGTGCCCTGCGCGAGGCCAAGGAGGCGCGGGACACCGCCGATGCCGCGGCCGCGTCCGCTGCCGCGCAGAGCGCGCGGATCGAGGACCGCAAGGCCCGGCTGGTGCGCAAGCTCGCCCGGCTCCAGGGGATCAGCGTCCGGCTCGCCCGGACCCGCCAGGACGCGCTGGAGGCCGAGCGGGAGCAGGCCCGCGCCGCCGCGGCCGCCCAGCCGACGCCCGGCCCGGCTGCGGCCGACCCGAAGCCCGCCGACCCCAAGCCGGCGGACCCGAAGCCCGCCGATCCGAAGCCCGCCGATCCGAAGCCGGACCCGGACCCTGCCCCGCCCGCTCCGGGCAACGGCGCCCAGGCCGCCATCGCCTTCGCCCGCGCCCAGCTCGGCGAGCGCTACGTCTGGGGCGCGGCCGGCCCCAACAGCTGGGACTGCTCCGGCCTGACCTCGCAGGCGTGGGCCGCCGGCGGCAAGAGCCTGCCGCACTACTCCGTCGCGCAGTACCAGCAGTCCACGCCGATCAGCCCCGGCGACCTGCGCCCCGGCGACCTCGTCTTCTGGGGCGACAACGGCAGCCCGTCGTCGATCTTCCACGTCGCGCTGTACGCCGGGAACGGCAAGATCATCCACGCCCCGCGCACCGGACGCCCGGTGACCGAGGAGTCGATGTACTACTGGCGCACGCCCGACTTCTACGCCCGGCCTTGA
- a CDS encoding acyl-CoA dehydrogenase family protein, translating into MAEDSTATEPRALTVDVAALTDLLDGAYADVRRSVRDLLPAYASVLEDAETMPRAEFRERVKEVVLEIAESGAAARGFPPEYGGGGDIGASIAAFETLAYGDLSVLVKVGVQFGLFGGALLQLGTQRHHDAYLADVVSGRLLGCFAMTETGHGSNVQALGTVASYDPATAEFVVTTPTEQAGKDYIGNAAAHARVAVVFAQLEVAGERHGVHALVVPLRDEAGATLPGVRIGDDGAKMGLNGVDNGRIWFDGVRVPREALLNRFADVTEAGEYVSDIESPGRRFFTMLGTLVQGRVSVGAAGVSAAKVALTIAVRYALQRRQFETGTGDEGEEQLLLDYGLHQRRLLPRVARTYALHFAQQVLASRLHDVFSGITPDEESRRLLESRAAGTKALSTWLATDVVQECREACGGAGYLAVNRFAALKADTDVFTTFEGDNHVLLQLVGKGLLTDYASDFSDLDQLGMVKFVAGLAVDTVLERTRVHKLFEQIRDVLPGGSDDWHTDSGLRDPSYHLAMFRFREEHRIGGAARRLKRGVDAGMNPGEVFSRVQDHVISAARAHVERLVLEAFVEQVEALEDGDLKLTLNALCDLYALSEIERDAAWFIEHGRLSDQRSKAITREVGDLCRRIRPVARELVDGFAVPVALLRAPALIGGES; encoded by the coding sequence ATGGCCGAGGACTCCACCGCGACCGAGCCCCGGGCGCTGACCGTCGACGTCGCCGCCCTGACCGACCTGCTCGACGGCGCGTACGCCGACGTCCGGCGCTCCGTGCGCGACCTGCTGCCGGCGTACGCCTCCGTGCTGGAGGACGCCGAGACGATGCCGCGCGCGGAGTTCCGCGAGCGGGTCAAGGAGGTCGTGCTCGAAATCGCCGAGTCCGGCGCCGCGGCCCGCGGCTTCCCCCCGGAGTACGGCGGCGGGGGCGACATCGGCGCCTCGATCGCCGCCTTCGAGACCCTCGCGTACGGCGACCTGTCGGTCCTGGTCAAGGTCGGGGTCCAGTTCGGCCTCTTCGGCGGCGCGCTGCTCCAGCTCGGCACCCAGCGCCACCACGACGCCTACCTGGCCGACGTGGTCAGCGGCCGGCTGCTCGGCTGCTTCGCGATGACCGAGACCGGCCACGGCAGCAACGTCCAGGCGCTCGGCACGGTCGCGTCCTACGACCCCGCGACCGCCGAGTTCGTCGTCACCACGCCCACCGAGCAGGCGGGCAAGGACTACATCGGCAATGCCGCCGCCCATGCGCGGGTCGCGGTGGTCTTCGCCCAGCTCGAGGTGGCCGGCGAGCGGCACGGCGTCCACGCGCTCGTCGTCCCGCTGCGCGACGAGGCGGGCGCGACGCTGCCCGGCGTCCGGATCGGGGACGACGGCGCCAAGATGGGCCTCAACGGCGTCGACAACGGCCGGATCTGGTTCGACGGTGTCCGGGTGCCGCGCGAGGCGCTGCTCAACCGCTTCGCCGACGTCACCGAGGCCGGCGAGTACGTCAGCGACATCGAGAGCCCGGGACGCCGGTTCTTCACGATGCTCGGCACCCTCGTGCAGGGCCGGGTCTCGGTCGGCGCCGCGGGCGTGAGCGCGGCCAAGGTCGCGCTGACCATCGCGGTCCGCTACGCCCTCCAGCGCCGCCAGTTCGAGACCGGCACCGGCGACGAGGGCGAGGAGCAGCTGCTCCTCGACTACGGCCTGCACCAGCGCCGCCTGCTGCCCCGGGTCGCGCGCACGTACGCCCTCCACTTCGCCCAGCAGGTGCTGGCCTCGCGCCTGCACGACGTCTTCTCCGGGATCACCCCCGACGAGGAGTCCCGTCGGCTGCTCGAGTCGCGTGCCGCCGGCACCAAGGCGCTGTCGACCTGGCTGGCCACCGATGTCGTTCAGGAGTGCCGCGAGGCGTGCGGGGGAGCGGGCTACCTCGCGGTCAACCGGTTCGCCGCACTCAAGGCCGACACCGACGTCTTCACGACGTTCGAGGGCGACAACCACGTGCTGCTCCAGCTCGTCGGCAAGGGCCTGCTCACCGACTACGCCAGCGACTTCTCGGACCTCGACCAGCTCGGCATGGTCAAGTTCGTCGCCGGTCTCGCGGTCGACACGGTGCTCGAGCGGACCCGGGTCCACAAGCTGTTCGAGCAGATCCGCGACGTCCTGCCGGGCGGCAGCGACGACTGGCACACCGACAGCGGGCTGCGCGACCCGAGCTACCACCTGGCGATGTTCCGGTTCCGCGAGGAGCACCGGATCGGCGGGGCCGCACGCCGGCTCAAGCGCGGTGTCGACGCCGGGATGAACCCCGGCGAGGTCTTCTCCCGGGTCCAGGACCACGTCATCTCCGCGGCCCGCGCGCACGTCGAGCGGCTCGTCCTGGAGGCCTTCGTCGAGCAGGTCGAAGCACTCGAGGACGGCGACCTCAAGCTGACCCTCAACGCGCTGTGCGACCTCTACGCGCTCAGCGAGATCGAGCGGGACGCCGCGTGGTTCATCGAGCACGGCCGGCTCAGCGACCAGCGGTCCAAGGCGATCACCCGCGAGGTCGGCGACCTGTGCCGGCGGATCCGGCCGGTCGCCCGCGAGCTCGTCGACGGGTTCGCCGTACCGGTCGCGCTGCTGCGGGCACCGGCACTCATCGGAGGAGAGTCATGA
- a CDS encoding class I SAM-dependent methyltransferase, with protein sequence MIRSALTRVPGIGGWSDDPLWATFYDWTVEHPRAGGALWKVGINSDLRLLYRAADEIGRQPAGARILDIPCGGGVALRGLRPGQGVEYVAADIAQTMLDRTLRVAEERRVADQVVPRVADVGDLPFEDASFDLVVSFTGLHCFPDPGRAVVEMARVLRPGGVLTGSALLNDTGFRFEPLRQVGRVAGLLGPGCSASDLEVWFADEGIADVVIERSGAIAYFRGVKRT encoded by the coding sequence ATGATCCGTTCCGCGCTGACCCGCGTCCCCGGCATCGGCGGGTGGTCCGACGACCCCCTGTGGGCGACGTTCTACGACTGGACCGTCGAGCACCCGCGGGCCGGCGGTGCGCTGTGGAAGGTCGGCATCAACAGCGACCTGCGCCTGCTCTACCGCGCGGCCGACGAGATCGGCCGGCAGCCCGCGGGCGCCCGGATCCTCGACATCCCCTGCGGCGGCGGGGTGGCGCTGCGCGGGCTGCGTCCCGGCCAGGGCGTCGAGTACGTCGCCGCGGACATCGCGCAGACCATGCTCGACCGCACGCTGCGGGTCGCCGAGGAGCGGCGCGTCGCCGACCAGGTGGTGCCGCGGGTGGCCGACGTCGGCGACCTGCCGTTCGAGGACGCGTCGTTCGACCTCGTCGTCTCCTTCACCGGGCTGCACTGCTTCCCCGACCCCGGTCGCGCGGTCGTCGAGATGGCGCGGGTGCTGCGTCCCGGCGGCGTGCTCACCGGCAGCGCCCTGCTCAACGACACCGGGTTCCGCTTCGAGCCGCTGCGCCAGGTCGGCCGGGTCGCCGGCCTGCTCGGCCCCGGCTGCTCGGCCAGCGACCTGGAGGTGTGGTTCGCCGACGAGGGCATCGCCGACGTCGTCATCGAGCGCAGCGGCGCCATCGCCTACTTCCGCGGGGTCAAGCGGACGTGA
- a CDS encoding TetR/AcrR family transcriptional regulator, giving the protein MSAAAERRTAVFAALRSLLLEHPWGDVTLEAVARDAGVSRQTLYNAFGSRYGLAQAYTVHLADALCDVIAQTLAEHPGAPRAGLEHGLRLYLETAAGDPLIQRVRAGDAHHDLVRIVTVDAGPLLVRVAERLEAAALAAWPGLDPDGVRALSRTLARLALSYVTMPPEYDDSPAAIAAGLSVLLAPKHM; this is encoded by the coding sequence GTGAGCGCCGCCGCGGAGCGTCGTACGGCCGTCTTCGCGGCGCTGCGCTCGCTCCTGCTGGAGCACCCCTGGGGCGACGTGACGCTCGAGGCGGTCGCCCGCGACGCCGGGGTGAGCCGGCAGACGCTCTACAACGCGTTCGGCTCGCGCTACGGGCTGGCCCAGGCCTACACCGTCCACCTCGCCGACGCGCTGTGCGACGTGATCGCCCAGACCCTCGCCGAGCACCCCGGGGCGCCGCGTGCGGGCCTGGAGCACGGTCTGCGGCTCTACCTCGAGACCGCCGCCGGTGACCCGCTCATCCAGCGGGTCCGGGCGGGCGATGCTCACCACGACCTGGTCCGGATCGTCACCGTGGATGCCGGCCCGCTGCTGGTCCGGGTGGCCGAGCGGCTCGAGGCCGCCGCGCTGGCGGCCTGGCCCGGGCTCGACCCGGACGGCGTACGGGCGCTGAGCCGGACGCTGGCCCGGCTGGCGCTCAGCTATGTCACCATGCCGCCCGAGTACGACGACAGCCCCGCGGCGATCGCCGCAGGGCTGTCGGTGCTGCTGGCTCCGAAGCACATGTAA
- a CDS encoding inorganic diphosphatase has protein sequence MEFDVLVEIPKGSRNKYEVDHESGRMRLDRFLFTSTMYPADYGYIEDTLGQDGDPLDALVLLQEPTFPGCLIKCRAIGMFRMTDEAGGDDKVLCVPAGDPRMEHLRDINHVPNFDRLEIQHFFEVYKDLEPGKSVEGADWVGRTEAEAEINASFERFKTSGH, from the coding sequence CTGGAGTTCGACGTCCTCGTGGAGATCCCCAAGGGGAGCCGTAACAAGTACGAGGTCGACCACGAGTCCGGGCGCATGCGCCTCGACCGCTTCCTCTTCACCTCCACGATGTACCCGGCCGACTACGGCTACATCGAGGACACCCTCGGCCAGGACGGCGACCCGCTCGACGCGCTCGTGCTGCTCCAGGAGCCGACCTTCCCGGGCTGCCTCATCAAGTGCCGCGCGATCGGCATGTTCCGGATGACCGACGAGGCCGGCGGCGACGACAAGGTCCTGTGCGTCCCGGCGGGCGACCCGCGCATGGAGCACCTGCGCGACATCAACCACGTGCCGAACTTCGACCGGCTCGAGATCCAGCACTTCTTCGAGGTCTACAAGGACCTCGAGCCCGGCAAGTCCGTCGAGGGCGCCGACTGGGTCGGCCGGACCGAGGCCGAGGCCGAGATCAACGCCTCGTTCGAGCGCTTCAAGACCAGCGGCCACTGA
- the dacB gene encoding D-alanyl-D-alanine carboxypeptidase/D-alanyl-D-alanine endopeptidase: protein MAKSDREPGGRRTLRVLVGIVVVALLAGGGVAWRTGWAEEQWHALRGDASGPPADPAAVAPPPEVDAAPVAVPGALAPPADGSAALDRAELRKALSPLSDRDLGKHVIAAVGPIDGTGLSYRLTEGAPVAIPASTTKIVTSAAALFLLGPDRVFSTTTVLDRSGAGTPPRLVLVGGGDPFLARAPEPATAAATYQPVRADVRTLAQRTARALKADGVRKVALGYDDSLFSGPALHPTWRPDYVPEEINPISALWVDEGRPLPGQGPIADPSAEAARVFRDALAARGITVTGATTRTQAPASATPVGEVTSATVAQIVQRLIEVSDNAAAEILLRHAGVADQGEGSFAAGQEAVRRVLSANGIAMRGSVLHDGSGLSRANRLSPVVLVDVLRLAASPDHPQLRGLLAALPVAGYTGSLASRMDLGPDAGRGRVRAKTGTLTGVTSLAGIAVDRDGHLMAFALMADRVKKPKSLLARVAMDNAAAALGACAC from the coding sequence GTGGCCAAGTCGGACCGGGAGCCGGGTGGCCGGCGTACCCTCCGGGTGCTCGTCGGGATCGTGGTCGTGGCCCTGCTCGCCGGTGGCGGCGTGGCCTGGCGGACCGGCTGGGCCGAGGAGCAGTGGCACGCGCTGCGCGGTGACGCGTCCGGCCCGCCTGCCGACCCCGCGGCCGTGGCGCCGCCGCCCGAGGTGGACGCCGCCCCGGTCGCCGTACCGGGGGCGCTGGCGCCGCCCGCCGACGGATCCGCCGCCCTCGACCGCGCCGAGCTGCGCAAGGCGCTCTCGCCGCTGTCCGACCGCGACCTCGGCAAGCACGTGATCGCCGCGGTCGGCCCGATCGACGGCACCGGCCTGTCCTACCGCCTCACCGAGGGCGCTCCCGTCGCGATCCCGGCCTCGACGACCAAGATCGTCACCTCGGCCGCCGCCCTGTTCCTGCTGGGCCCGGACCGGGTGTTCTCGACGACGACGGTGCTCGACCGCTCCGGCGCCGGTACGCCGCCCCGGCTGGTGCTCGTCGGCGGCGGCGACCCCTTCCTGGCCCGGGCGCCCGAGCCTGCGACGGCCGCCGCGACGTACCAGCCGGTGCGCGCCGACGTCCGCACCCTCGCCCAGCGCACCGCCCGCGCGCTCAAGGCCGACGGCGTGCGCAAGGTCGCGCTCGGCTACGACGACAGCCTGTTCTCCGGGCCGGCCCTGCATCCCACATGGCGGCCGGACTACGTCCCCGAGGAGATCAACCCGATCAGCGCCCTGTGGGTCGACGAGGGCCGCCCCCTGCCGGGCCAGGGCCCGATCGCGGACCCCTCCGCCGAGGCCGCCCGCGTGTTCCGCGACGCCCTCGCCGCCCGCGGCATCACCGTCACCGGCGCCACCACCCGTACCCAGGCCCCCGCCTCCGCCACCCCGGTCGGCGAGGTCACCAGCGCGACCGTCGCCCAGATCGTGCAGCGCCTGATCGAGGTCAGCGACAACGCCGCCGCCGAGATCCTGCTCCGCCACGCGGGCGTCGCGGACCAGGGCGAGGGCTCCTTCGCCGCCGGCCAGGAGGCCGTCCGCCGGGTGCTCTCGGCCAACGGCATCGCGATGCGCGGCTCGGTCCTCCACGACGGCAGCGGGCTGTCCCGCGCCAACCGGCTCTCGCCCGTCGTACTGGTGGACGTGCTGCGGCTCGCCGCCTCCCCGGACCACCCCCAGCTGCGCGGCCTCCTCGCCGCCCTCCCGGTCGCCGGCTACACCGGCTCGCTCGCCAGCCGGATGGACCTCGGCCCCGACGCCGGCCGCGGCCGGGTCCGCGCCAAGACCGGCACGCTCACCGGCGTCACCTCGCTCGCCGGCATCGCGGTCGACCGCGACGGGCACCTGATGGCCTTCGCGCTGATGGCCGACCGGGTCAAGAAGCCCAAGTCGCTGCTCGCGCGGGTGGCGATGGACAACGCCGCCGCGGCGCTGGGGGCGTGCGCCTGCTGA